In Aphelocoma coerulescens isolate FSJ_1873_10779 chromosome 3, UR_Acoe_1.0, whole genome shotgun sequence, a single window of DNA contains:
- the CD24 gene encoding signal transducer CD24 — MGMGTALAARLGLGLLLLALLLPTQIYCGPNGTSPTPSNNSSASSTSLSAVTNSVNNTTTHGHGNSLHSTTSLFFILSVSLLYFCC, encoded by the exons ATGGGCATGGGGACGGCGCTGGCGGCGCGGCTCGGCCTGGGGCTCCTGCTCcttgccctcctccttcccacgCAG ATCTACTGTGGTCCCAATGGAACAAGTCCAACACCTTCAAACAATTCTTCAGCAAGTTCCACTTCTCTGTCAGCTGTCACAAATTCAGTGAACAATACCACCACTCACGGACATGGAAATTCTCTTCACTCAACCACAAgtctttttttcattctctcaGTTTCGCTTCTGTATTTTTGCTGTTAA